A part of Candidatus Delongbacteria bacterium genomic DNA contains:
- a CDS encoding aminotransferase class III-fold pyridoxal phosphate-dependent enzyme: MTHHDEILRENLEYSLFSPVRAGQPEPDLDDPLAGVYFWDANDKRWLDFSSQLMYANLGHSHPRMVRAIQEQAGKLCFAYPGIATEVRGKLAHALADVTPAGLKKSFFTLGGADAIENAIKMARLVTGRSKILGRNRAYHGGSYASAAAGGDPRRHLNGPEMPGFIHIPDPYSYRSPLYRHCSPEEGDMVLADLIEDTILIESPDTVAALLLEGWSGTSGIIMPQGPAFWQRMREICDRYGILLIDDEVMSGFGRTGKMFAIEHHGVTPDMMCLAKGLTGGYLPMGAVMVSEAVGKHFDDHFLNCGLTYNAHPMACAAALEAISIYRDEQLVQNAARLGEHVSQRFAAMQDAHPSLGEYRGTGLFWCLEIVKNRDTRAAMSPWNQPMSKPMTEAAALLRSRGLSTFVRWNYIFVVPPLVINQSELDEGLGIIEESLALLDGHCD; this comes from the coding sequence ATGACACACCACGACGAGATCCTGCGGGAAAACCTGGAGTACAGTCTGTTTTCCCCGGTCCGCGCAGGGCAGCCTGAACCCGATCTCGATGACCCGCTCGCAGGGGTGTATTTCTGGGACGCCAACGACAAGCGCTGGCTGGATTTCTCCTCCCAGCTGATGTACGCCAATCTGGGGCACAGTCATCCGCGCATGGTTCGCGCGATCCAGGAGCAGGCAGGCAAACTCTGCTTCGCCTATCCGGGCATCGCGACCGAGGTGCGCGGCAAATTGGCACACGCTCTGGCGGATGTCACACCGGCGGGGCTGAAGAAATCCTTCTTCACGCTGGGCGGGGCCGACGCCATCGAGAACGCGATCAAGATGGCGCGGCTGGTGACGGGGCGCAGCAAGATTCTGGGGCGCAACCGCGCGTACCACGGGGGCAGTTATGCCTCGGCGGCGGCGGGCGGCGATCCGCGTCGGCACCTGAACGGGCCGGAGATGCCGGGCTTCATCCACATTCCCGATCCGTACTCCTATCGCAGTCCCCTGTACCGGCACTGCAGCCCGGAAGAGGGAGACATGGTGCTGGCCGACCTGATCGAGGACACGATCCTGATCGAGAGTCCGGACACGGTGGCCGCGCTGCTGCTGGAAGGCTGGAGCGGCACCAGCGGCATCATCATGCCTCAGGGACCGGCCTTCTGGCAGCGCATGCGCGAGATCTGCGATCGCTACGGCATTCTGCTGATCGACGACGAGGTGATGAGCGGTTTCGGGCGCACCGGAAAGATGTTCGCGATCGAGCATCACGGTGTCACCCCGGACATGATGTGCCTGGCCAAGGGGCTCACGGGCGGTTATCTGCCCATGGGCGCGGTGATGGTCAGCGAGGCCGTGGGCAAGCACTTCGACGACCACTTCCTCAATTGCGGGCTCACCTACAACGCGCACCCCATGGCCTGTGCGGCCGCGCTGGAAGCCATTTCCATCTACCGGGACGAGCAGCTGGTGCAGAACGCGGCCCGTCTGGGCGAGCATGTGAGCCAGCGCTTCGCCGCCATGCAGGACGCTCATCCCAGTCTGGGCGAGTATCGCGGCACGGGGCTCTTCTGGTGCCTCGAGATCGTGAAGAACCGTGACACGCGCGCCGCGATGTCGCCCTGGAACCAGCCCATGAGCAAGCCCATGACGGAGGCGGCCGCCCTGCTGCGCAGCCGGGGGCTCTCGACCTTCGTGCGTTGGAACTACATCTTCGTGGTGCCGCCGCTGGTCATCAACCAGTCCGAGCTGGACGAGGGTCTGGGCATCATCGAGGAGTCGCTGGCCCTGTTGGACGGTCACTGCGACTGA
- the rpsD gene encoding 30S ribosomal protein S4: MSRYRGPKKRLCRRFGTNLYGYRKSPLDHKGYAPGQHGQNRRFKKSEYGLHLDEKQKFRAFYGMISEKQFRATFDRARRSRAGVTGEVFVGMLESRLDMICVRMNFAPNVWSGRQIVTHGHIEVNGQKVDIPSYEVKPGDTVSVRPRSRKIPVIMHHFFGSKITPPPYVTVESDSFTGKLDHFPERHEVPFPGDFHEQLVVEYYSR; the protein is encoded by the coding sequence ATGTCTCGTTACCGTGGACCCAAGAAGCGGCTTTGCCGCCGCTTCGGGACAAACCTCTACGGTTATCGGAAAAGTCCGCTGGATCACAAGGGCTACGCCCCTGGCCAGCACGGTCAGAACCGCCGCTTCAAGAAGAGCGAGTACGGTCTGCACCTCGACGAGAAGCAGAAATTCCGTGCTTTCTACGGAATGATCTCGGAGAAGCAGTTCCGTGCCACCTTCGATCGCGCGCGTCGCAGCCGTGCCGGTGTGACCGGTGAAGTCTTCGTGGGCATGCTCGAGAGTCGTCTGGACATGATCTGCGTGCGCATGAACTTCGCACCCAATGTCTGGTCCGGCCGTCAGATCGTGACCCATGGCCACATCGAGGTCAACGGACAGAAGGTGGACATTCCGTCCTACGAAGTGAAGCCCGGCGACACGGTCAGCGTGCGTCCGCGCAGCCGCAAGATCCCCGTGATCATGCACCACTTCTTCGGCAGCAAGATCACCCCGCCGCCCTATGTCACCGTCGAGAGCGACTCCTTCACGGGCAAGCTCGACCACTTCCCCGAGCGCCACGAAGTGCCCTTCCCCGGCGACTTCCACGAGCAGCTGGTGGTGGAGTACTATTCGCGCTGA
- a CDS encoding sigma-54-dependent Fis family transcriptional regulator — translation MLEKFQCLRCYEAGDPGGFLAAYLSDLEEAGEGERPILEYYWARLQWKSGQAEQAIAVYKRLATDEALTLEYRSSSLLNIGFWSLVTRDPELSRNCLEAWRALGVASQGVDEIWTLALAPSANGSRWSSVHAVLRDPACSGIALDMFSAVSLLAHDFEAFRIVSERWRSADTQRFLLTQLACEYFLEQGQAADAGHAIATLTQLASTTREKLLTKYFRLRLDSDALPANAVYLQARSLMTQLEDLASIHLAELKEHCARLMFESSRPPAILVSRRHGMVGDSAGIGRVREMIDLYATSDLNVIIRGESGTGKELVALALHLASHRRDRSFVPVNCYHLGSPLAEARLFGHRRGAFTGASQDAAGFVHEAHAGTLFLDEVGELPLDAQANLFRFLDSGQFRRVGSTVLEQANVRVIAATNQDLSQDHRFRHELYHRLGTVVIDLPPLASRGNDVLQLARCRIAELNLFHGSHKLLAAEAEQRLLAHDWPGNVRELLNLVDRAWHAATLEIGPEDLSFDRGIPLNMRAGGGWAPDLQRDVLDLDEEVNRYTARVVQEMLERCNRDTRETARRLKISERTVYRWMRRQQQQDSDTAGSSR, via the coding sequence TTGCTCGAGAAGTTTCAGTGTCTGCGATGTTACGAGGCGGGAGATCCGGGAGGATTTCTGGCCGCGTACCTTTCCGACCTCGAGGAGGCTGGCGAAGGAGAACGGCCGATCCTCGAGTACTATTGGGCCCGACTCCAGTGGAAATCCGGTCAGGCTGAGCAGGCGATCGCCGTGTACAAGCGGCTTGCCACGGACGAAGCCCTCACGCTGGAGTACCGCTCATCCAGCCTGCTCAACATCGGCTTCTGGAGTCTGGTCACCAGGGATCCAGAACTGTCCCGCAACTGTCTGGAGGCCTGGCGTGCACTGGGTGTGGCCAGCCAGGGTGTGGATGAGATCTGGACGCTGGCGCTGGCGCCCAGTGCCAATGGCTCGCGCTGGTCCAGTGTGCACGCCGTGCTCCGGGATCCGGCGTGCTCGGGAATCGCTCTGGACATGTTCAGCGCGGTCTCCTTGCTGGCACACGATTTCGAAGCATTCCGGATCGTCAGCGAACGCTGGCGGTCCGCGGACACCCAGCGCTTCCTGCTGACCCAGCTCGCCTGCGAGTACTTCCTGGAGCAGGGTCAGGCGGCCGACGCCGGGCACGCCATCGCTACCCTGACCCAGCTTGCCTCCACCACCCGGGAGAAGCTGCTCACCAAGTACTTCAGGTTGCGCCTGGACAGCGACGCGCTGCCCGCCAATGCGGTCTATCTGCAGGCGCGCTCGTTGATGACTCAACTGGAAGACCTGGCCAGCATCCACCTTGCCGAACTGAAGGAACACTGCGCGCGTCTGATGTTCGAAAGCTCGCGCCCCCCCGCGATCCTTGTCTCACGCAGGCATGGGATGGTGGGCGACAGCGCGGGCATCGGGCGTGTGCGCGAAATGATCGATCTCTACGCGACCAGCGATCTCAACGTGATCATTCGAGGCGAATCGGGCACCGGCAAGGAACTGGTGGCTCTGGCTCTGCACCTGGCCAGCCATCGGCGCGACCGCAGTTTCGTACCGGTCAACTGTTACCACCTGGGGTCGCCACTGGCCGAAGCCCGCCTGTTCGGACACCGCCGTGGTGCCTTCACCGGGGCCAGTCAGGATGCGGCGGGATTCGTGCACGAAGCCCACGCGGGTACCCTTTTTCTGGATGAGGTGGGAGAACTGCCGCTGGATGCACAGGCCAATCTGTTCCGCTTCCTTGACAGCGGCCAGTTCCGGCGAGTCGGCTCCACGGTGCTGGAACAGGCCAACGTGCGCGTGATCGCCGCCACCAACCAGGACCTGAGCCAGGACCATCGTTTCCGTCACGAGCTGTATCACCGGCTGGGTACCGTCGTCATCGACCTGCCCCCTCTGGCCAGCCGCGGCAACGATGTACTCCAGCTGGCGCGCTGCCGGATTGCGGAGCTGAACCTGTTCCATGGCAGTCACAAACTGTTGGCCGCGGAAGCCGAGCAGCGCCTGCTGGCCCATGACTGGCCGGGCAATGTGCGCGAACTGCTGAATCTGGTGGACCGGGCCTGGCATGCGGCCACGCTGGAGATCGGCCCTGAGGATCTGAGTTTCGATCGCGGCATTCCCCTGAACATGCGCGCGGGAGGCGGCTGGGCCCCGGACCTGCAGCGCGATGTGCTTGACCTGGATGAAGAAGTGAACCGTTACACGGCCCGGGTGGTGCAGGAAATGCTGGAACGCTGCAACCGCGACACGCGCGAGACGGCCCGGCGTCTGAAGATCAGCGAGCGCACCGTGTATCGCTGGATGCGCCGCCAGCAACAGCAGGACTCGGATACTGCCGGATCCTCGCGCTGA
- a CDS encoding glycoside hydrolase family 19 protein: MITAETLKRFAPRIRQPELHAQALEAARQACSVDRPRRLCHFMGQIFVETAGFTVLEENLNYRNPERLDAIFRAVRSTEDARELIRQGPQAIANRVYARRLGNGDEASGDGWAYRGSGYKQLTGRANFREIGRLLGLELEENPEWAREPEMAARIAFAFWDARGCSALSDRGDLEGITRQVNGPARLGLAERRVATIRALGIWKG; the protein is encoded by the coding sequence ATGATCACCGCGGAAACCCTCAAGCGCTTCGCCCCGCGCATTCGCCAGCCGGAACTTCACGCCCAGGCTCTGGAAGCCGCTCGCCAGGCCTGTTCGGTCGACCGCCCACGCCGCCTGTGTCACTTCATGGGCCAGATCTTCGTCGAGACCGCCGGCTTCACCGTGCTCGAGGAGAACCTCAACTACCGCAACCCGGAGCGCTTGGACGCCATCTTCCGGGCCGTGCGCAGCACGGAGGATGCCAGGGAACTGATTCGGCAGGGTCCACAGGCCATCGCCAACCGGGTCTACGCCCGGCGGCTGGGCAATGGCGACGAAGCCAGCGGCGACGGCTGGGCCTACCGCGGCAGTGGATACAAGCAGCTCACCGGCCGCGCCAACTTCCGCGAGATCGGTCGGCTGCTGGGGCTGGAGCTGGAGGAGAACCCGGAGTGGGCGCGCGAGCCGGAAATGGCCGCTCGCATCGCCTTTGCCTTCTGGGATGCCCGGGGCTGCTCGGCCCTCTCGGACCGTGGCGATCTGGAGGGCATCACCCGTCAGGTCAACGGCCCCGCCCGGCTGGGGCTGGCCGAGCGCCGGGTGGCCACCATCAGGGCGCTGGGCATCTGGAAGGGCTGA
- a CDS encoding chromosome condensation regulator produces MKSDGSIVAWGVNDSGQCNVPEPNTGFSAVAADKNHSLGLKANGTIAGWGSNGYGQCNIPAPNTGFVAVETGFGHSLGLKAGGSIVAWGLNDYGQCDIPMLNSDFIAVASGSYHGLGLKSDGSIVAWGENSRGQCNVPMPNADFIAVDAGEWHSLGLKADGTIIAWGRNFEGQCNVPEPNTGFIALAAGYRSSIGFKGDGSNIRWGNSGYLPSPDSDFIALVSGSNHNMGLTIEGVISAWGNNSNGQCEVPSPIQVSQRLQ; encoded by the coding sequence TTGAAGTCAGACGGGTCAATTGTGGCTTGGGGAGTTAATGACAGCGGTCAATGCAATGTTCCTGAGCCGAACACGGGCTTCAGCGCAGTGGCAGCGGACAAGAACCACAGTTTGGGCCTCAAGGCAAATGGTACGATAGCCGGGTGGGGATCCAATGGATACGGACAGTGCAACATTCCCGCACCCAACACGGGTTTTGTTGCGGTGGAAACAGGTTTTGGTCACAGTTTGGGTCTCAAGGCAGGTGGCTCAATTGTCGCATGGGGCTTGAATGATTATGGCCAGTGCGACATCCCTATGCTGAATTCGGACTTCATTGCAGTCGCGAGCGGAAGTTATCACGGCCTGGGATTGAAATCCGATGGCTCGATCGTTGCTTGGGGTGAAAACTCCAGGGGTCAATGCAATGTCCCTATGCCTAATGCCGATTTCATCGCGGTGGATGCAGGTGAGTGGCACAGTCTGGGGCTCAAGGCAGACGGGACAATCATCGCTTGGGGCAGGAACTTCGAAGGGCAATGCAATGTCCCCGAGCCAAACACGGGTTTCATCGCATTGGCAGCCGGATATCGAAGCAGTATTGGCTTCAAGGGTGATGGATCGAATATTAGATGGGGCAACAGTGGGTATCTCCCATCGCCGGACTCAGATTTTATTGCTCTGGTATCGGGTTCCAACCACAACATGGGCCTGACCATCGAAGGCGTCATCTCCGCATGGGGGAATAACTCCAATGGGCAATGTGAAGTCCCTTCCCCAATTCAGGTTTCACAGCGATTGCAGTAG
- a CDS encoding VWA domain-containing protein, translated as MYKSSWIAAWSILFTISANCSEYRFVPATILSIPGGFHPTIVADVDGDGDDDIISQAGSDLKVLENDLDSWILHGPIQATFWQNDYFDFDGDGDLDAIRIDVQEDSFALVISFNSGFSWSDEIVHSLGLSASYPWPSLEVVDYDSDGDFDAFVVPHPQQSPSKWIENISQWQQMDIHTSSGWFDENSVPLSADYDSDGDNDITYNLNDNIYVQINNQEAYNRPNEILIHESDSEILSYSFADYNTDNWNDMIYCYRQFSDNQRYFCIKENQEPLGGSGWSTSVEFPIPSGWNVAPAPIVVDLNSDGVMDLLCGSFMLYGPDWLNTHAAPGTSISQNLVFDLDRDGYLDIIQESGIGLVGAINAYPFVFLEHSFTQGALNDFQWFMQESGYVSIYPVAEGQQLDEAIISDEFCETNREYLEKTLVPVIGGEDEDIDFGFHLYFEDTDGNLDDLEIPLTRGYNYGWLCRDPYLDFLEVFTDTLHPSFVNSVFQLRDFSQGNYSPIELLSNVSNYEILDDGNNLSITESIARVGSLGDIPLDLRTVLMLDNSFSVGVNLDAIKEGARQVIRSRFQEQSIAVYYFSESVVEVIGFSADSSALLNAVDQITLGPPSTNLYGAVIAAGNVMSNYATIDGIQLSTLVLLTDGEDTQGSFSEQEAVSAVSGYDVVCIGVGSGVDSSFLESLSEGNYFIDDYMQLRSVFRNIQRSLRNIAGSFYWLSYVSPNRNNESVSLDVSATTYLTRSPLSVTYSSIGFTSVTPGVYVDRTFSNPLGVDTVNIVSGDLQILLSCESLFGINYPNYTWTCEDPDLLQIGNSWQDGLEHIGYAQFNVNSELQFNTAVTVNDVANGFQRQIIVAFEGMLAVNDKEERLGFHLGSAFPNPFNMRTRIELTVSRAAVINADLFNVLGQKVLTVIDRENFNPGTHRLALDFKNLSSGVYFLVARDDLDNATQRKLLLIK; from the coding sequence ATGTACAAGTCATCGTGGATTGCAGCTTGGTCAATTCTATTCACAATAAGTGCAAATTGTTCAGAGTATCGATTTGTACCTGCGACTATCCTTAGTATTCCAGGTGGGTTCCACCCTACCATTGTAGCAGACGTCGATGGTGATGGTGATGACGACATAATTTCACAGGCCGGGTCTGACCTAAAAGTTCTTGAGAATGATCTTGATTCTTGGATTCTGCATGGCCCAATCCAAGCAACGTTCTGGCAAAATGATTACTTCGATTTTGACGGGGATGGTGATTTAGATGCCATTCGTATTGATGTTCAAGAGGATAGCTTTGCACTTGTGATTAGTTTTAACTCGGGGTTTTCCTGGAGTGATGAGATTGTACACTCGTTGGGGTTGTCTGCATCCTATCCTTGGCCAAGCCTCGAAGTTGTTGACTACGATAGTGATGGTGACTTTGATGCATTTGTCGTACCCCATCCACAACAGTCACCAAGTAAGTGGATTGAGAACATTAGTCAATGGCAGCAAATGGACATCCATACCAGTTCTGGCTGGTTTGACGAAAACTCAGTTCCACTATCTGCAGATTATGACAGTGATGGCGACAACGATATCACTTACAATCTTAACGACAATATTTATGTTCAAATCAATAACCAAGAAGCCTACAATAGGCCCAATGAGATATTGATCCATGAAAGCGACTCTGAAATTCTCTCATATTCTTTCGCTGATTATAACACAGACAACTGGAACGACATGATTTATTGTTATCGACAATTTAGTGACAACCAACGATACTTCTGCATTAAGGAAAATCAAGAACCATTGGGTGGAAGCGGCTGGTCAACATCAGTGGAGTTTCCGATTCCCTCGGGATGGAATGTGGCTCCAGCGCCGATAGTTGTGGACTTAAACAGTGACGGTGTGATGGACCTGCTATGTGGTTCCTTCATGCTTTATGGGCCCGATTGGTTGAATACTCATGCAGCTCCAGGTACTTCAATAAGCCAAAATCTGGTGTTTGATCTTGATCGAGATGGCTACTTAGATATTATTCAGGAGTCCGGCATCGGTCTTGTAGGGGCGATAAATGCATATCCGTTTGTGTTTCTTGAGCATAGTTTTACTCAGGGAGCACTGAACGACTTCCAGTGGTTTATGCAAGAATCTGGTTATGTGTCCATCTATCCTGTGGCCGAGGGGCAGCAGCTTGATGAAGCAATCATTTCAGATGAGTTCTGTGAAACGAATCGAGAGTATTTAGAGAAGACTCTTGTACCTGTTATTGGGGGTGAAGACGAAGACATTGATTTCGGATTCCATCTCTATTTTGAAGACACAGATGGGAATCTTGATGATCTTGAGATTCCTTTGACGAGAGGCTATAACTATGGATGGCTCTGCAGAGATCCGTATCTAGACTTTCTTGAAGTGTTTACGGATACTTTACACCCTTCCTTTGTAAATTCAGTCTTTCAATTGCGTGATTTCTCTCAGGGAAACTATTCTCCTATCGAGTTGCTTTCGAATGTAAGCAACTATGAAATACTAGATGATGGCAACAACCTCTCGATCACCGAATCGATTGCTAGGGTCGGCAGCCTTGGCGACATTCCTTTGGATCTTAGAACAGTTCTCATGCTAGACAACAGTTTTTCTGTCGGTGTGAACCTCGACGCGATCAAGGAAGGGGCTCGGCAAGTGATTCGATCTAGGTTTCAGGAGCAAAGCATTGCTGTCTACTATTTCTCGGAGAGTGTTGTGGAGGTCATTGGATTTTCTGCTGATTCAAGTGCTTTGTTGAACGCTGTGGATCAGATTACTCTTGGCCCACCGTCCACGAATCTCTACGGGGCCGTTATAGCCGCTGGTAATGTTATGAGTAACTATGCGACAATTGATGGTATTCAGTTAAGTACACTTGTGCTACTTACAGATGGTGAGGATACTCAGGGAAGTTTTTCAGAACAGGAAGCAGTTAGTGCTGTTTCTGGTTACGATGTGGTTTGCATTGGGGTTGGCAGTGGTGTAGATAGTAGTTTTCTTGAATCCTTGAGTGAGGGCAATTACTTCATTGATGATTACATGCAGTTGCGTTCCGTGTTTCGAAACATTCAAAGATCTTTACGAAACATTGCTGGCAGTTTCTACTGGCTTTCCTATGTGAGTCCTAACCGAAATAATGAATCGGTCTCCTTGGATGTTAGCGCTACCACCTATTTGACTCGTAGTCCTTTGTCGGTGACATACAGCAGTATTGGGTTCACCAGTGTGACACCAGGGGTCTATGTTGACAGAACATTTAGTAATCCTCTTGGTGTCGATACTGTAAACATAGTGAGTGGTGATTTGCAAATTTTATTGAGTTGTGAGTCACTATTTGGCATTAATTATCCCAATTATACGTGGACATGTGAAGATCCTGATTTACTGCAGATAGGAAACTCATGGCAAGATGGCTTAGAGCATATTGGATATGCGCAGTTCAATGTTAACTCTGAACTTCAATTTAACACGGCAGTTACAGTCAACGATGTTGCAAATGGATTTCAGCGTCAGATAATTGTTGCCTTTGAAGGGATGCTTGCTGTTAATGACAAAGAGGAAAGGTTGGGCTTTCATTTGGGGAGTGCTTTCCCTAATCCATTCAACATGCGTACTCGGATTGAATTGACTGTTTCTCGCGCGGCGGTTATTAATGCTGATTTGTTCAATGTTTTAGGTCAAAAAGTACTTACTGTGATTGACCGTGAAAACTTCAACCCTGGAACACATCGATTAGCGCTAGATTTCAAGAATCTATCAAGTGGAGTCTATTTTCTTGTTGCAAGAGATGATTTAGATAATGCTACACAAAGGAAGTTACTGTTGATCAAATAG
- the hydA gene encoding dihydropyrimidinase, with protein sequence MASILIRNGQLVSALDTVRGDILVQDGTIKAIGTGLSTLDASTRVIDAGDLLVFPGGIDAHVHMELPFMGGVSADDFETGTAAGVAGGTTTIIDFVIPDRNQDLLDGLAQWREKSAKSVADYAFHMAVTWFGPKTAAEMAHCVQHEGITSFKTFMAYKGAIGVDDTELIQVMQTAKGLGALVTAHCEHGDMVLALQEKLFNQGLTAPKYHALSRPSPLEGEATSRAIMLARMTGTPLYIVHVTCREALNAISEARLRGQTVFGETCPQYLILDDRVYDTPDFEGAAYVMSPPIRPLGHQEALWAGLKAGVIQTVATDHCPFNQCGQKDKGRDDFRMIPNGAAGIQHRLALMYTHGVGGGQIDLNQFVDLNSTRPAKLFGMYPRKGALAVGSDADIVLWDPTLQSTISARTHHHRVDRSIFEGFETKGGPVYVIANGRVQFDNGDLKVERGAGRYLARGAGEYL encoded by the coding sequence ATGGCTTCCATTCTGATTCGCAACGGACAGCTGGTGAGCGCGCTGGACACGGTGCGCGGCGACATTCTGGTGCAGGACGGCACGATCAAGGCCATCGGCACCGGCCTGAGCACACTGGATGCGTCCACCCGTGTGATCGATGCCGGTGACCTGCTGGTCTTTCCCGGCGGCATCGACGCGCACGTGCACATGGAACTGCCCTTCATGGGCGGTGTCTCCGCCGACGACTTCGAGACCGGCACCGCCGCGGGTGTGGCGGGCGGCACCACCACGATCATCGACTTCGTGATCCCCGACCGCAACCAGGACCTGCTGGATGGGCTGGCCCAGTGGCGCGAGAAATCCGCCAAGAGCGTGGCCGACTACGCCTTCCACATGGCCGTGACCTGGTTCGGACCGAAGACCGCCGCCGAGATGGCGCACTGCGTGCAGCACGAGGGCATCACGTCCTTCAAGACCTTCATGGCCTACAAGGGCGCCATCGGTGTGGACGACACCGAGCTGATCCAGGTGATGCAGACCGCCAAGGGTCTGGGCGCCCTGGTCACCGCCCACTGCGAGCATGGCGACATGGTATTGGCCCTGCAGGAGAAACTGTTCAACCAGGGTCTGACCGCACCCAAGTATCACGCACTCTCCCGGCCCTCGCCCCTGGAAGGCGAAGCCACCAGCCGCGCGATCATGCTGGCGCGCATGACGGGCACCCCGCTCTACATCGTGCACGTGACCTGCCGCGAGGCCCTGAACGCCATCAGCGAGGCCCGCCTTCGCGGCCAGACCGTCTTCGGCGAGACCTGCCCCCAGTACCTGATCCTGGACGACCGCGTCTACGACACACCCGACTTCGAAGGCGCGGCCTACGTGATGAGCCCGCCGATCCGCCCGCTGGGGCACCAGGAAGCCCTCTGGGCGGGCCTGAAGGCCGGCGTGATCCAGACCGTGGCCACCGACCACTGCCCCTTCAACCAGTGCGGCCAGAAGGACAAGGGCCGTGACGACTTCCGCATGATCCCCAACGGGGCCGCGGGCATCCAGCACCGCCTGGCCCTGATGTACACCCACGGCGTCGGCGGCGGACAGATCGACCTGAACCAGTTCGTGGACCTGAACAGCACCCGCCCCGCCAAGCTCTTCGGCATGTACCCGCGCAAGGGCGCCCTGGCCGTGGGCTCCGACGCCGACATCGTGCTCTGGGACCCCACCCTGCAGAGCACCATTTCCGCCAGGACCCACCACCACCGCGTGGACCGCAGCATCTTCGAAGGCTTCGAGACCAAGGGCGGCCCGGTCTACGTCATCGCCAATGGGCGCGTGCAGTTCGACAACGGGGACCTGAAGGTCGAGCGCGGCGCGGGCCGCTATCTGGCACGGGGGGCGGGGGAGTATCTGTAG